In the Hordeum vulgare subsp. vulgare chromosome 7H, MorexV3_pseudomolecules_assembly, whole genome shotgun sequence genome, one interval contains:
- the LOC123412231 gene encoding uncharacterized protein LOC123412231 — protein MTILSKDAPPEISHPAHPEHKLKLMATGAAEFQCDVCKELGAGDRYTCRPCDFDLHSDCALAEATLVHPLLKGREFQLRHEHPRHSDGGGRTCGACGGKVLGLHYHCAAKKGLDLHPCCAALPLVIPQEELTLELRKEASHRCSSCRERDRSRSRSRTWFYRSTCKTVYLHVACVKEIARRSRGAGVGSSIDPFASVKESALQIYRAKKDESELERVILELVLGG, from the coding sequence ATGACTATTCTCTCCAAGGATGCTCCTCCGGAGATCTCCCACCCCGCCCACCCCGAGCACAAGCTGAAGCTGATGGCCACCGGCGCGGCGGAGTTCCAGTGCGACGTCTGCAAGGAGCTCGGCGCCGGGGACCGGTACACGTGCCGACCCTGTGACTTCGACCTCCACAGCGACTGTGCCCTCGCAGAGGCCACGCTGGTGCACCCGTTGCTCAAGGGCAGAGAGTTCCAGCTCCGCCACGAGCACCCGCGCCacagcgacggcggcggcaggacaTGCGGCGCCTGCGGCGGGAAGGTGCTCGGGCTGCACTACCATTGCGCCGCCAAGAAGGGCTTGGACCTCCACCCGTGCTGCGCGGCGCTGCCGCTGGTGATCCCTCAGGAGGAGCTCACGCTCGAGCTTCGGAAGGAGGCGTCTCACCGGTGCAGCAGCTGCCGGGAAAGagacaggagcaggagcaggagcaggacctGGTTCTACCGTTCCACCTGCAAGACCGTGTACCTGCACGTCGCCTGCGTCAAAGAGATTGCTCGCCGGAGCCGTGGCGCCGGGGTCGGCTCGAGTATCGATCCATTCGCTTCCGTTAAGGAATCCGCGCTGCAGATCTACCGCGCAAAGAAGGACGAGAGCGAGTTGGAGCGCGTAATTCTCGAGCTGGTTCTTGGAGGTTGA